A window of Xiphophorus hellerii strain 12219 chromosome 7, Xiphophorus_hellerii-4.1, whole genome shotgun sequence contains these coding sequences:
- the LOC116723585 gene encoding trace amine-associated receptor 3-like, whose amino-acid sequence MDMQVGGDLCFPHLFNASCKKPISSWTETVLLRTILSFISLLTVALNLLVIISVSHFRKLHTPTNILLLSLAVSDFLVGLLLMPGEIMRHTACWFFGDLMCSLYNYVSYIVTSASVGDMVLISADRYVAICDPLHYSTTVTERKVKVSVCLCWLSSVLYSSVIVKSDLTQPGQHNSCYGECVLVVDYILGTFDLLITFIAPVSVIIVLYMKVFVVAVSQARAMRSQVTAVSLQLSVSLTRKSELKAAWTLGVLMVVFLICFCPYYCVTLAGDDLLTDSSASYVIFLFYFNSSLNPVIYALFYPWFRRATKLIITFQILRPGSCEANIQ is encoded by the exons ATGGACATGCAGGTTGGAGGTGACCTCTGCTTCCCACATCTCTTCAACGCCTCCTGCAAGAAACCTATATCTTCTTGGACTGAAACTGTGCTCCTTCGCACTATACTGTCCTTCATCTCTCTGCTCACTGTAGCGCTCAACCTGCTCGTCATCATCTCAGTCTCTCACTTCAG GAAGCTCCACACACCCACtaacatcctcctcctctctctggcTGTGTCAGATTTCCTCGTGGGGCTTCTGTTGATGCCGGGTGAAATCATGCGACACACAGCCTGTTGGTTTTTTGGCGACCTCATGTGTTCCTTGTATAACTACGTATCGTACATCGTCACCTCTGCTTCGGTTGGCGACATGGTGCTCATATCAGCGGACCGCTACGTGGCGATCTGTGACCCTCTCCATTACTCCACCACAGTCACAGAGAGAAAAGTTAAAGTCTCCGTGTGTCTCTGCTGGCTCAGCTCTGTTCTGTACAGCAGTGTCATTGTGAAGTCCGACTTAACTCAGCCGGGGCAACATAACTCCTGCTATGGGGAGTGTGTCCTTGTGGTTGACTACATTTTGGGAACGTTTGATCTTCTTATTACATTTATTGCTCCAGTCTCAGTCATCATTGTGCTGTACATGAAAGTGTTTGTGGTGGCCGTCTCTCAGGCCCGTGCCATGCGCTCTCAGGTCACCGCTGTTTCCCTCCAGCTTTCGGTTAGTCTGACGAGGAAATCTGAGCTAAAAGCAGCCTGGACCCTGGGGGTTCTAATGGTGGTGTTCCTCATATGTTTCTGTCCATATTACTGTGTCACCCTTGCAGGTGATGACTTGCTCACCGATTCGTCTGCATCCTAtgtcatatttctgttttatttcaactcCAGTCTGAACCCAGTGATTTATGCGTTGTTTTATCCTTGGTTCAGGAGAGCTACCAAACTCATCATCACTTTTCAGATACTGCGGCCCGGCTCCTGTGAGGCCAACATACAATAA
- the LOC116722794 gene encoding trace amine-associated receptor 13c-like has product MMEVHDEELCFPQLLNTSCRKPTVQWLTTVFPQSLLSFSCVFSVTLNLLVIISVSHFRQLHKTTNFLLLSLAISDFMVGLVVFPGESSRLTSCWLLGDVMCVIYIHIVSMIACVSVINVVLISVDRYVAICYPLHYHRRITVTRIQLCISLCWIYSALYSITFVKDGISGKKAFCHGECLFFMDFGPAVLDLIVAFITPVTVIIVLYTRVFVVAVFQARAIRSSVTAVSLQRSSKVQRSELKAARTLGILVVVFLICFCPFYCAALGGDVSFNTSVAMLCLFCSNSCLNPLIYAMFYPWFRKAIKHIVTLKIFQSGSSKANIL; this is encoded by the exons ATGATGGAGGTTCATGATGAAGAACTTTGCTTTCCACAACTCCTCAACACCTCCTGTAGAAAACCAACAGTTCAATGGCTCACCACTGTGTTTCCACAATCTCTGCTCTCTTTcagctgtgtgttttctgtgactCTCAATCTACTTGTTATCATTTCAGTCTCCCATTTCAG GCAGCTTCACAAAACCACCAACTTCCTGCTTCTGTCTCTGGCCATATCAGATTTCATGGTGGGCCTTGTTGTTTTTCCAGGTGAAAGTAGCAGACTAACATCTTGCTGGCTTCTTGGTGATGTCATGTGCGTAATATACATACATATTGTCAGTATGATTGCCTGTGTCTCAGTTATAAATGTCGTACTGATATCTGTTGATCGCTATGTGGCTATATGTTACCCTCTGCATTATCACAGGAGAATCACTGTGACAAGAATACAACTGTGTATCAGTCTGTGCTGGATTTATTCAGCTTTATACAGCATTACTTTTGTGAAGGATGGCATAAGTGGAAAAAAGGCTTTTTGTCATGgagagtgtttgtttttcatggaCTTCGGTCCCGCAGTTTTAGATCTTATTGTAGCTTTTATCACTCCAGTTACAGTCATCATAGTTCTCTACACCAGAGTGTTTGTAGTGGCCGTTTTTCAGGCCCGAGCCATCCGCTCCTCTGTTACAGCTGTGTCCCTGCAGCGTTCATCAAAAGTACAGAGATCTGAGTTGAAAGCAGCCAGGACTCTTGGTATTTTAGTTGTTGTGTTTCTAATATGTTTCTGTCCATTTTACTGTGCTGCTCTAGGAGGTGATGTATCGTTTAACACATCTGTTGCCATGCTGTGTCTGTTCTGCAGTAACTCTTGTCTTAACCCTTTAATCTATGCCATGTTTTATCCCTGGTTTAGAAAAGCAATTAAACACATTGTGACACTGAAGATATTCCAGTCTGGCTCCAGTAAGGCTAATATATTGtag
- the LOC116722795 gene encoding trace amine-associated receptor 1-like, which produces MRGVQRGHGERLPHDFEVILSTIRRLKIVDQWIVPSQGEAVRRTSCWLLGDVMCLLYIHIVSMISCASVGNIVLISLDRYVAICYPLHYHRRITVTRIRLCIIMVIIVLYTRVFVVAIFQARAIRSSVTAVSLQRSTTVGKSELKAARTLGILVVVFLICFCPFHCAALGGDVSFNTSVAVLCLSCISSCLNPLIYAMFYPWFRKSIKHIVTLKIFQSGSSKANIM; this is translated from the exons ATGAGAGGAGTTcagagaggccatggagaaagacttccacATGACTTCGAGGTGATTCTGTCCACTATCCGGCGTCTCAAGATAGTGGACCAGTGGATAGTCCCAAGTCAAG GTGAAGCTGTCAGACGGACATCTTGCTGGCTTCTTGGTGATGTCATGTGTTTACTGTACATACATATTGTCAGTATGATTTCCTGTGCCTCAGTTGGAAATATTGTACTCATTTCTCTGGACCGCTATGTGGCTATATGTTACCCTCTGCATTATCACAGGAGAATCACTGTGACAAGAATACGACTGTGTATCA TTATGGTCATCATAGTTCTCTACACCAGAGTGTTTGTAGTGGCCATTTTTCAGGCCCGAGCCATCCGCTCCTCTGTTACAGCGGTGTCCCTGCAGCGTTCAACAACAGTAGGAAAATCTGAGCTGAAAGCAGCCAGGACTCTTGGTATTTTAGTTGTTGTGTTTCTAATATGTTTCTGTCCATTTCACTGTGCTGCTCTAGGAGGTGATGTATCGTTTAACACGTCTGTTGCTGTGCTGTGTCTTTCCTGCATTAGCTCTTGTCTTAACCCTTTAATCTATGCCATGTTTTATCCCTGGTTTAGAAAATCGATTAAACACATTGTGACACTGAAGATATTCCAGTCTGGCTCCAGTAAGGCTAACATAATGTAG